DNA sequence from the Salminus brasiliensis chromosome 3, fSalBra1.hap2, whole genome shotgun sequence genome:
GCAGCGATATGGAAATACGATTATTGAGCAACAGATAAAACACTGACTATAAACGTATAGCTGGTTAGCATGAGTCTAGTTGCTATATTAAGCATCCACTCAGTCAGGTGTCGGTTGGTGGTATAGgttgtgtttaaaaaaacaaacaaacaaaacaaagacaCTTGAAATTgtctgagatttttttttgttttggaaaCAACAAGCTGGCTGGCTAATTTGATCAACAAGTAACACAAttatactgtactacactgtaaTGCAGGTTTATTAAATTACAAAATCCACAGCAATGATAAACTGGCTGCCTGTTTAAATAgctaatgataaaaaaataaaatacctTAAAAGCCCAACTCCAGCACCACTTTTGGATGCTCCATTTTGGCTTGGCAGCTCTCTTCAGGTCTAATTCTACATTTCTCTGGTTTGACAACAAGTGAATGAACAGATTAAGACTGAGTTGTTTTGATATCTCCATGTTCGCCGTAGTTCTTGTATTGCCATTTGGTTTAAATTAGTGCTGTTAGCATCGCTGCGGTTGCTCTGTTGTCGGATCCTCTTTTAGAGGCTGTGCAATGTGACGGATGTACGTAAAGACTTGCTATGACCATAAAAAGTCCCGcgaaaacctaccagaccactctggTTTTAGATTGACTATATTGGATGCTGCAGGGATGGTCGAGCTaccatatttattacatataataataaaaatatatttttattacccCCCACTCTGTAATACTGATcctttcaataaaaaaaaactaagaactgctgtttttttatacAGTCATCAGGTGCTGCTTGATACTGTATTTTACCCCTTGACTGTTGGTGTTATAGCTTTGGTAAAGGTTACTCCAGCTAGCCAAGTGGTAGCCGACACATGCCTTTTTGCCTCCTTCAATGAACAAACCAGTATTTCTGGTCTGAAAGGGGATGTTAGACTAGTTCATCTGCTGTCTTTATTCATATGGTTTCTTGTTTGAATCATGTGCTACAACAACCCTACTATTTTTGGCAATGGCAACAATCCCAGACCCACTGCAGCAGCTAGCCAGAGTAGACCTTAGCCACAGGTGACACCTGGTTTGTAAACACAAAAGCATGCTATCCTGTATTGTGCTGCTATTACTTTCACAATACTAAGCTGTGTCTGCGGCACATTTGACTGTACTTTTACATTGTTAGATCTTAGTTTTATGTTTACTGCATTATAGTGTATTGCACTTATTTTCTTTAATTGTACTGTGCAGTCCatgtaactctctctctaataataataataataataataataatacagcgTCGTTCTTGTATAGCGCTTTTCAAAAACCTAAAAACCCTTACAATTACATTAGACAGTAATACACGTGGACGAGGCATACAGGAGATGCTGTTTAGGCTAGATCGCCCACAAGAGGGCGCTGTTAGTGCCTGAATAGCTTTGGGTACTGcacatcagtgacactgtgtggcCTTGTGTAGTTGTACTGCATGGTCCAGTAAAAATGACTCCTTCTTAAATGTTAGACTGTAGTTCTATGCTTTACCTCATTATCtggctttttcttttccttaTCTAGAAAGCAGTCTTGTTGAGGAGGACATGCTCATACTAGAGCTGTTGCAATGGTTTAAAGGAGAGTTTTTCTCCTGGGTGGACAGCCTGCCATGCAGCCAATGTGGCGGTAACACACAGTCCTCTGGCTCCCTGCCGCCATCTGCGGATGACCTGTGCTGGGATGCCGGCCGTGTTGAGAATCATTACTGTAATGCCTGCAACCTCACCACCAGATTCCCAAGGTACTGTGTTAGTAAAGTTCATTTACAGAGAGCGTCGTAAAGAACTGTTGTCATGTCCAGACAAGCTACAAGTCAAAACATGACATTACAGGCTTTCTTTAGCTTGTTTTCATCTTTGACTCTCATACCTCGACTGCTTTCTGTTATGTTTAGGTACAATAATCCTGAGAAGCTACTTGAGACCAGAAGAGGACGATGTGGAGAATGGGCTAATTGTTTCACGCTGTGCTGCAGAGCCATGGGCCTGGAGGCCAGGTATATATGGGACTGCACAGGTATCAAGAACAACATTCTCGCTACTTGTATCTCTTCCTGTTATGTTCTTTGAGTAAATAGTCTGTGATGGTGCTCTCTTGAGTGTATGTCCCACCGGTTACTGTCAACGTAATTTTTCAATATGGTGTACTTTTTGACCCAAGGGGAGCCAAAGTTTCTCTGTGTGGTTTCACTTTCTTATGACTTGCTGCCACTGTGCTTGTGTCTACTGTGTGTATTTATAGTGTGAATATGAAGTCATGTGACTCATCCTCATCTGTGCTGGTTTTAGACCACGTGTGGACAGAGGTGTATTCTCGCTCTCAGCACCGCTGGCTGCACTGTGATCCCTGTGAGAATACCTGTGATAAACCACTGCTGTATGAAATCGGCTGGGGCAAGAAGCTTTCCTACATCATTGCTTTCTCCAAAGATCAGGTAAGGAAAAACATATCATACCTTTTCTATAACAAGAGTAATAAACCGAGTTTGTGGCTGGCCATGGCTCTGTCGAGGTTTGTACGTTCTACGAATGTTTGGAATTGGTCTGATGATGGCTTAACTGATTGGTTGATGACTTTGGTCTGCCACAATTAGAGTCTGGCACATTATGTAGTGTCCTACATTATTAATTCAGAATCTGCATTGTCCTGGTACATTACAATGCACCGGGGGTTTCCAAACGTTTTCCAAGTTTCACGTTTTGTCCTGAGGCACACTAAATATTTCACAAAGTGATACAGTACATAAACTTGTCAGAAGAGTTGTTACATCCTTAAGCTTTCAGTGAGCTTTTACTGagtgttaatgttattgttGACTCAGCACGCTATAAAAGAATGATCTGCCATAACACTGAACTGTAGGCCAATAGGTGAAATTATGGAATAGAAAAAGAGTAAGCTGTAAAATACAAACACATTATccaatgttatttatttttggacattttattattatatattctatatattatatttgtacaTGCTTCTaatctaaatctaatctaaagctaaatgtcacatacatagtcatactcAGTACAATGAGTTGTGAAATGCTTTGAAAACGATCTGTTCACAGGAAAAAATAACATAGACTATACAGCCAAAactactgggacacctgctcaatcattgcTTACTCCGAAATCAAAGTTATTAAAAATAGCTacttttgatggagtaactatacaaaaaggctttctactagattttgaagcactgctgtggggatttgattgcattcagtgacaagagtgttagatcctgaccttactaacactcttgtcacctcatcctcaactgcCTAGCTCAacagtattagatggagcacagATCCAGGggcagggggctttatactcctctagcccacacgttccaataggttcatgtttatctgccccagagaatcctattcttttggcaatacttctgtaaCTTAATTTGTGAATAAAATAGGAAGGTTGATAATTAACCACTTTAATCAAAGCTGGGAGGCAAAATTCAGTGTTAACTTGCTCTGTGTTCTGAATGTACATTCTGCATCTTCTCTTGGTGGTTGGTATAGCGTAATGGGTAACAACACCACCCTTCCCATGGCCGACTAGAATTCGATTCAATGGCTGAACAATGCACACCACAATACACAAATAAGGGTCCTTAGACAAGACTCTCGACACTACATTTACGTACCCATGTCAGCtgaatgccacaaatgtaaatctTGTaggccctgttcacacctggcattgacATGCGTCCTGGGTGATCCGATCACAAAGGACTGCTAAAATGTATAACTGTTTACACCTGGGAATTGAAATGAGCACTTAGATCACCCGAGACGCATGTTGATGCCTGGTGTGAACATGGTCTCTGATGCTACTAAACATGGTAAGCCACTTTTTAAAATACTTGGATACATGTTCATACTGTATGTTATTGAGTCTGCAATGTGCTTTCCTTTTAATGGAAACTAGCCATTTAAACTGAAGAGTATTGCAGTGCTTGGCAAAATCCCAGTCCAGGGTAACCAGCCCTTCATCCCAGTATATGTTGTTGTAAGCATTTAAATGTGTTAAGCAGTGCATGTATTAAGGAGTCGTGTATAGTATATAAGTAAGTCCTACTTAGGCTAACTGTTGTATTATTGCAGGTGGTGGATGTGACATGGAGGTACTCCTGTAGGCATCAGGAAGTGATCACCAGACGTACTCAGGTTCAGGAGACATGGCTGCTACACACCATCACTGGACTTAATGCAGCGGTAAGTGACTTCACTGACAAATTAAATGTAATCAGTCAGTCATGACCTAATTGGTGTCTGAGATTTGCTCTGGAGCTACAAAACTAAATTAATGAAAGCTTATATATGGATTGTGTGTACTCAGAGGCAGCAGGCTCTGACTGCAGAAAGGAAGCAGGAGCTGCTGGAGAGGTTAGTGGTGGAGCTAGTGGAGTTTATCTCCCCTAAGAGCCCCAAACCAGGGGAGCTTGGAGGTCGTATCTCAGGATCCCTGGCCTGGAGGGCTGCCAGAGGAGAAACTGGAGCTGATGGTCCCAAAGGGGTAAGGAAAGCTAGTATGGATGCTGTAGGAGTGTGCTCTCATTTCTTGTCatgaataaacataaataaacaataacattTAGATTTTCTGTATGTAGATGTGGAAGTGTAACCATTACCAAAGCTCTCCAGTACAAAAGCCaatacctagtttatctaattatgtatctttatttatatttatttgactgcaaaaggaatgaataattaatgaataattttaATCAATAGTTTAAAACCATTAAATGCAgcgacactgacatggtggtgacCTGGTGGTGGCATGTTGGTGTGTcttgtgctggtacgagtggatcagacacagcagtgctgctggagtttttaagcACCTCAGTcccactgctggactgagtatagtccaccaaccagaaatatctaGCCAACATACTGTACATAACATACAACATACTGCGTACTGTGAGCAGTGTCCTGTGgtcactgatgaaggactagaggatgaccaacacatactgtgcagcaacagatgagcttttgTCTCAGACTTTTACATCTTCAAGGTAGACCAacttggtaggagtgtctaataaagtggacagtaaatggacacagtgtttaaaaactccaacagcactgctgtgtctgatccacttgaaccagcacaacacacactaacacgccaccaccatgtcagtgtcactgcactgctgagaataacccaccacccaaatactacctgctctgtggtggcgCCATTTGGTCCTGAGCATGGCAAGAACatggtgaaatgaggctaactgagtatgcagaaaaatagatggactacagtctgtaattatagaactacacagtgctcctgctAATGGAATAggcaatgagtgtagaaacaaggtagtggtgttaatgttcGGTATTGATTGGTGCATGCATATATATGTTGCTGTAATACCTATTGCCTTTTTTCATAAGCATATGCTTCCTGATTTCATGTGACATTTATTGATATTTCATTTACATGacgtttattgatttatttattgatatttcCAGAAAGCTGCCGGGTTTGTGTTCATTCCCACCGAGTCGGAGAAGCGTGTGAAGTTGTTCCACCTGCAGTATAATATCACCAAAGACTGTTACTGTCGAGTGCACAATGACCAAGAGAAGATCCCAGGTTGGGAGAAGTGTGTGTGGAAGAATGAGTCTGTTTTCAGGAAAGAGGAGCATGACTGGCAGACGGTTAGCATCTCAAATCCGCTCTCTTCCCTTTCTTGGCTGATTTTATAATTCAGCTTATTTATAATTCTGCTTTTCTTACTAACCTTAAGATATTTCAATATTCTGTCTCCACTCATTCTTCTTCACTGTCTTATTGTATACTTCTGTTTTAGGTCTACCTTGCACGGGCAGAGGGTACTTCCTCTGGCAAGGTGTGCTGGAAGGTTGTGTGTGCGCCAGTAGGGATGAAGATCAAGACGGTCTCGATCAGAGCCATCAGTCAGACGTTCCACTCTGGCATAGTCCGCTGGAGCTTACACTCTGTCCAGACTACTGTAGAATTCCCTGGAGGTAAAACTGTCAAATAGACTGATGAATAGATCACTCAGTACCAGTAAAGTAGCCTGACTTAAAACTGTGTAGCTATATTGAAACTGTCACATTTGGCAGTCTGGATTGATGAGCTGATTTGTGGGTTTCCACATACAAAAGGTGGGCAGATTTTATCCTTTAGCTTAGTTATAActttatgtaatatattttaaagtttTAGTCTGATGTATACATTTTCTGATTTATAAATAATGTGACTTTGGATGGGGTGAAAAATGATCAGATGtggtagtgttgctgtccttaTTGTGTTGATGGATGAAAAGGTGACTCGACAGCTAGGATTTAGCTTTCAGTCGATCCCCGCGGTGCTTTCCAAAAGGGGTGCTTTCCACAGCTGTTGGCTTTGCTTCACCTCAGGGCTCACTCCCTAGCAGTCGGCTGGGTTTCTCCAAACTGTGCTTGCCCTGGTGGTGCTCTCAGTGAACTGCACTTTCCTTAGGGGGGCCACCGCAAGCTAAGGTTAGCTTTTAACATAGCAACTGCAGGCTTCTATTGATTTTAGCTTCTTGGCTGGCTGAATTTGAGCAACCTGTCTGCACGTACTGGCAAAGGCAAAGTCGCAGTCACAAAAACTAGAAAAAAAGAGTTGAGTTGAAGTGCATCATACAAGTATCAGAATCGCCATAGTCTTCCAAAGTGGCCGATGCTTTTTACCGTGTCGCAGCTTTAGTTGTCAAGACGCTTACACTAGTGGGCTGGTGGAATATTGGCCTGTTTAACAGCTCCGTTTTGGTTACGCCAGACTTTCTTTTCAGTGAAGAAACAGCAGTGTTTATGTTTTGACACTTTCATGTATTGAACTCTCccaactatgccaagataaatacagttttttcATTCTAGAGCATCATTACAAAACCTGCCCTTCACCGGAGATCTTTTGAAAAGTCTTATTGGGGGGGGCTGCTATGTTTTTCCCTTTTGTTACCATTTTTAAGATGCAAAGTTTTTCCTCCAACGGTGATGATAAGCGTTATCAGTGTTACTCCTAAGCATTTGTGAGTCAAATTTTTGAGCTGACATGTTCTGAGAATATCAGGTGCGTAATGTCTATTGAAGATGCTTCACCTCAGCAATGTGACTTCTTTTTACAGATGGCAAAATGCACTCACTGGCGGGGCTGTCTGGATCCGCAGAACTGGTTGTAGAAGCAGAGCTAATTGGAGGGGACAGGGATGCAGGATGGCAGCATGCTCAGTTATTCAGACAGAGTATGAAGGAAACAGAGACCTCTTCATTTGAGATCCTTGTGGAAATGGAGGATGCTTGACGGGAGATTTATGAGCAATAAGTGAGAAAGAAAATGTTTAAGTTCATGAGTGGAAGAGATGCATCTTCACTTTATATCCccctttattttaatataaaacatgtagTTGATAGAAGCACATTTTAATTGATGCAGGGGTGATCCTGGTATGTTTGTTTTAATTGTTGTCACTTAAgttctttttttacataaaaagaGAGATAACAGAGTGAAAGGCAGAagggaaagaagaaaaatacgAGAATCTGCTAATGTGCTACTCAATGTTGATGTATGATCTGAGCCAACACATTACTTGAATTGTCCCTGAAACAGCTGTTTTCATCTGCATGTGTTATCACTGTTTTCTTAGAGCATTTTCTTTGACAGTTATAATTTACAGTTTTATAATTTAAGTACTGTAAAGAATAGCGGAAAGTTTGCTACATGtctttttgatatttttaatgatcattttattaaagattggtccagttttttttaacaaagtggcatacagtcttatgcaaaagtttggacacctggACAAATTACATGCATGTTTGATTTCctaagtataaataaataagcattgttgtttacagagaacacactttaGCACATTacaaatcattattattactatttatttacttattttaacatgatcaacaaaatgtgtcattttaacacagctgtgcaaacttttgcataaatCTGTGTTGcataaatatatgtgtaaatgtgtggagctcttttttttttatttatttacatctgaTGAAAAGCCTTTGTATATCAGAAAGCCTAAAAAGAAACTTGTTTAATTCAGTTGAAAATTGCTTGAAAAACGGCAAACGATATCAGTTCTGGTGGAAACTaataaaactgtgttttttaaatatgtattttaagtagttattatattatatgttttatgatatataattatttacCAAATCCTCCGCCAGTTGCCATGTGTGTACGCAGCGTGGGCTTTCTggttttctattggtccgttctgCGGCGCCTAGGATTTCCCCCGTTCCTATTGGTCGGCAGGAGCTTTGGGGCTCGTCAACGAAGCCGGACGGACGTAGCGGCTCTGTTTATTGTTTCTGAATGAAAATCCAGGAATGTGGCAATAATCCAACGCTGCACATGAAAACAAATATTCCAGCTGAGTATATTTTCTGTCGTTACTTTATTAGGATGTTGCGGAAAAAATAATAGTTGTTTTTGTACAGAAACACTTAGTAGCCGGTAAAGAAGTGCCCTGACTTAGTTGTAGTAgcttgtagtagtagtaaggcATCCAGGCCTTGTGCGGTAAGCGCCTGTCGATTTTAACAATAGCCGAAATATCACTCGGCTCTCCGGGCAAACCGCCTCGATGTAATTCCCTCCTCGGAAATACAAGCCACGATTGATGTTACGGACCTCGCCGACACTGCACGGTTCGCGTGGGAAGCAGCGTTTGATGCGATAGCTGAATTtatggaattttttttttatgaggaCTGATAATTTTTTAACATCACACCAGCCTTGGAAGACACAATAGGAAAATGTCCAACGGTGCTGCAGGAAGCGGGGGTCTGACCTGGGTGGTGAGTAATAAACCTGTACTCCTCTCGTAATAAATGCTTTATAAAGTAGCTATACGGTCTTTCACACAGGGTTTGTGTTAGCTATTATTTTCAGCGCTATCGTTTCCCCCTCAGGAAATGCGCGCTAAGCTCGCTAGCTAGCAGGCGTAGCCAGGCTGGTTGTtcgctagctggctggctagctagccTGCCGTTGCTAGTTAGTTGCTCAAAcggtcagagagggagagggagagagagagttcgtGAAGTGCGTTAAAACTCCGGAGAAAAATGCTGAGCAGGTTTAGGATATCAGGCGTCGTGTAGCTATGCTAGCTAGTTAAACGTTACCTCTGATAAAATATAGCTAGCTACAGACCCATCGTTTAGTCGTGTTCTCGTCGGGTGCTGGGGACGTTTACCGTGCCGTTCACTACAGCTAACAAAGCGAGCGTCCGACAGCCCTTTTGTTTCGCTGTGATTTTGAGGTTCTTCTCCAGCGTTTTTCGATACGCTTTTTTAATGTGGATCAATGGGAAGTAAGTTCCAGAGGTCTAAGATGTGGAAAGACATGGCGTTGGCTGCTCCGGGGGCGACCACTCAGTGCATTAAATAGTAATAAACGGGGACAAGTCCACGACCTAATCTGAAGTTCGCTGCGGACCGTTCACACCGGCGAGCTGCGGCGGACTCCAAaagtccaaaagtttgcagacatcAGTTCATCAGATTTCTCTTCTTTCCAGATTGCAGTAAAAGCCTCTACTCATCGGGGAAGGGTTTGCACGATGTGTTGTGACATTGCTTTGatggtttgattgcatttagccacaagagcatcaggTACTggggtcaggtactgatgttgaaaGACTAGCCCTggatcactccaactcatcccaaaggctCTGGAGCTTCATCCAACTTTAGATGATGAAGCCATCGCTAGCTAAGTTGTGTCAGTCATATCATAGCTTTTGGTCAACAGTTCACTTAAAAAAAGATGTTATTACTCAGTTCTTGCACATTGTTTTTCTTTACATGATGCGAGAATGTGTTAATAGTGTAATAGCCAGTGTATTATAGACAGGGTCACAGTAATACAGCTGcagagctgtggaggaacctctgtGTTTATCACTCTGCTGGAATAAGAGATAATACCTAGACAGGCTCCTGTGCTCCTTCATCAACTTtggcatgtccaaaagtgtCAGACATCCCATCTCATGATGACTTTGTCTCTTtttaagttgctcccattgctgagacaggcTGAcgcacagcttgtataatctccatagataAACACTATGGGAGCAGCTGCCCACGTTCAATGCCAAGTGTCGGCCAGAGGACTATAAAGCGCCTGCGTCATCAAGTGCgtgtggagcttcatccagtacttgtgGGATGACCCGGAGGGCCAGAATTGATGAACCAGCATcattgtggctaaatgcaagcaaatcctcacagcagtgttccaaaatctagtgcaAAACGGCTTTCCAGAAGGGCAGTGGCAGTTGCTACAGTAGAGGGggacaagctccctgttaatatccttgatttcagaagttgACTGGTTTTCTGCTGCTGAGTGGTCAACGTCGTTGGCTCCTGTTTACCTCACTGCGATGCTGGTGCAGTGTTCACAGAAATGTCACGCCGTGCTAAAATGAAGGCACATGTTAAATGTTTAAGTGTAggaataatactaatactatactTAGAGTAATTACACTTACACATAGTAAATACACATagtagatacactatatgttcaaatgtttgtggacacccctcctaatgaatgggTTCAGCgagtttaagttgcacccattgctgaaatagatgtgccaatgcacacacacacacactcacagcttgtctagtctctgtagataGGTATTGctaatagagtaggactctctggagcagataaacataaacttaTTTGCACCATGCAATACCATGGCATGGTCTAGAGGGGCATAaaccccctcagcattgagctgtgtcctctggactaatggtgctccatgcaatacgtttgggataagttggggaggtAATGTGGGGTAgcgatcattcaacatcctgacctcactaatgttcttgttgatgaaaaatctaatagaaagtcttGCCTGGACATAAGAggaacaatgaacgagcaggtgtcccaatacttttgtccatatagtgtatgtatgcataTTTGAGAAGATTTCAGcaggtattatttatttatttcaaacatGTTCATAAACTGAACATGTTCAATGTCTACGTCAGTCAAACTCAGTTAACTTTAAAAAGAAATTTGGACATCTGTGGAAAAAACGACAAGCAATACTTTGGTGGACTATTAAATGTtattgctgtcacgcaaaacttttttttcagtttgttttttgtttcaagataaatggaccaatataaatgctctaaaataacttggaataaaatcttttaacatggacttccattaaaagttataaACAGTTTTTCCTTTACTTGTAAAGTGGCACTTCTGGAGATgcaatgtttttgtgtgacattgCATTATATGTTGCAAAGttaactaaaaaataaataaaatgaagtgACCTTGcctcaaagttatgattttattgatcttaaaataatatattaactGATTTAATTAACTGTATTTTACGTCTTTAAGTTAAAACAGTAAAC
Encoded proteins:
- the ngly1 gene encoding peptide-N(4)-(N-acetyl-beta-glucosaminyl)asparagine amidase, translated to MAGFQGVSALCENPNEVFLDVSKLLLTYADNIIRNPNEEKYRSIRIGNPTFSTKLLPIRGAVECLFEMGFEEAETHLVFPKSASVDQLRRVRESIAAERDQRLGAGQSTLSPQNASPSSCPTLISPAPPTPTPTPAPAPQPPTPAPAPQPPTSAPAPQPPTPAPASQHPTRPPTQQQSLLSSMAFRRTLQSNFQHVLLYESQDMQQKALNCIPREQLCSRAKERLEQARKADPESSLVEEDMLILELLQWFKGEFFSWVDSLPCSQCGGNTQSSGSLPPSADDLCWDAGRVENHYCNACNLTTRFPRYNNPEKLLETRRGRCGEWANCFTLCCRAMGLEARYIWDCTDHVWTEVYSRSQHRWLHCDPCENTCDKPLLYEIGWGKKLSYIIAFSKDQVVDVTWRYSCRHQEVITRRTQVQETWLLHTITGLNAARQQALTAERKQELLERLVVELVEFISPKSPKPGELGGRISGSLAWRAARGETGADGPKGKAAGFVFIPTESEKRVKLFHLQYNITKDCYCRVHNDQEKIPGWEKCVWKNESVFRKEEHDWQTVYLARAEGTSSGKVCWKVVCAPVGMKIKTVSIRAISQTFHSGIVRWSLHSVQTTVEFPGDGKMHSLAGLSGSAELVVEAELIGGDRDAGWQHAQLFRQSMKETETSSFEILVEMEDA